In Streptomyces paludis, the genomic stretch CGTACCCCCAACTGCCGCCGCCCGAGCCCCGGTGTGGGGGAGACCTCCCCTGCGGCGGGCCCAACTCGGCCTCCTCCGCAGGCGAGTGGCTGGACCAGGAGCTGCTGTTCCACTTCGACGACCTCATCCACCCCCACGGGCACCGCCACTCCCAAGGGCACCGCCACCACCGCCGATGCCTGCCGTGGCCGCCCTCAAGCCGCTGGGGGAGCCGGCCGGCCGCCCGGTGTCCCCGCCCGCTGACACCCGTAAGCCCGGCGGCGAGTCAAGTGCTCGCCGCCGGGCCTGGGGCTCGCCGTTCCCCGTCCCCACGGGTTCGGCGAGTGCGGGGCCGATACCGCCATGGTGGCCCCGGTCTGGGTGGTCAGTTGGTTACTGAGGTGGTCAGTCGGTCAGTGGGTCAGGGTGAGCGTGCGCTCAGGGTTGTCGTGGTCGTTGCCCCGACCCTGTCCGTCGCCCTGGTCGGTGGGGGCGGGGTGCTTGCGGGTGATTGCCTCGCCCTCGACGTCGATGCTGGGCAGGAGCCGGTCGAGCCAGCGCGGCAGGTGCCAGGCGCGGTCGCCGAGGAGGGCGAGTACGGCCGGGACGATGGCCATGCGGACCACGAAGGCGTCGAAGAGGACGGCGATGGCGAGACCGAAGCCGATCATCTTGATCATGGACTCGCTGGCGCCGATGAATCCGGAGAAGACCGCCACCATGATCAGTCCGGCGGCGACGACCACCCGGCCGCTGGTGCGGAACCCGGAGACGATCGCCTCCGCGGGCCGCTCGCCGTGCACGTACGCCTCGCGGATACGGGAGACGAGGAAGACCTCGTAGTCCATGGCCAGTCCGAAGACGATCCCGACGAGGAAGATCGGCATCATGCTCATGATCGGGCCGGTCTGTTCGACACCGAGGAGGCTCGCGCCGTGGCCGTTCTGGAAGACGGTGACGACCACGCCCAGGGCCGCCAGGACGGAGAGCAGATAGCCCACCGCCGCCTTCAGCGGGACGAGGATCGAGCGGAAGACCAGCATGAGCAGCACGATCGCGAGTCCGACGACGACGATCAGATACGGGATCAGGGCGTCCTGGAACTTCTTCGCGACGTCGATGTTCATCGCCGTGCTGCCCGTGACCTCGTACGTCGCGCCGGCCTCGGCCTCGATGCCGCCGCGTTCGGCGCGGATGGACTTGACCAGGTCGATGGTCCTGGAGTCGGTGGGGCTGGTGGACGGGGTCGCGGAGATGATCGCCGTGTCACCGGCCGGGTTGAACTGCGCCGGCGATACGGAGACGATCCCGCTCGTTCCGGCGATGCGCTTGCCGACCGTGGCGGCGGCGGCCTTGGGGTCGTCCGCTCCCTTGGCGTCGACGACGATCACCAGCGGGCCGTTGAAGCCGGGCCCGAAGCCGTCGGCCAGCGCGTCGTAGGCACGGCGTTCGGTGGTGGAGGTGGGCTTGGCCTCGTCGCCCGGCATCCCGAGCTGGAGGTCGGCGGCCGGGACGGCGAGGGCGCCGAGGCCCACGACGCCGAGGATGAGGATGGGCAGGGGGCGGCGTACGACCAGGCTCGCCCAGCGGCTGCTGGCGTTCTTGACGTTGCCCGCGCTGTCGGTCTTCGTACGGCGGGGCTTCTTGCCCTTGCGGACCCGGCGGGAGAGCACGGCGTTGGGCCAGAAGCCGAGGAGCGCGGGGACCAGGGTGAGGCAGATGACGACGGAGACGAGAACGGCTCCGGCGGCGGTGAGGCCCATCTTGGTGAGCATGGGGATACCGACGACGGCCAGGCCGGCCAGCGCGATGACGACGGTCAGACCGGCGAAGACGACGGCGGATCCGGCCGTACCGACGGCCATGCCCACGGCTTCCCTCGGCGCGCGGCCCTTGGCGCGTTCCTCGCGGTAGCGGGAGACGACGAAGAGGGCGTAGTCGATGCCGCAGGCGAGGCCGAGCATCGAGGCGAGGGTGCCGCTGGTGAGGGAGAGCCCGAAGGTGGTGCCGAGGGCGATAATGGCGGTCATGCTGACGGCGACACCGATGACGGCGGTGAGCAGCGGCAGCCCGGCCGCGGCCATGGACCCGAAGGTGATCAGCAGGACCACCGCCGCGATCGCGATACCGATGGCCTCGGCGGAGCCGCCCGCGGCGGGCTGGGTCGCCAGGGCGTCCCCGCCTGTCTCGACCGTCAGACCCGCGTCCCGGGCCTGTTCGACGGCGCGTTCCAGATGCTCCTTGCCGGCGTCCGTCAGGTCGTCGGCGGCGGTCTTGAAGGAGACGGTGGCGTACGCGGTGGTGCCGTCCTCGCTGACCGCCTTCGCCTGGAAGGGGTTGACGGCTCCGGCGACCTGCGGGCCGTCCGCGGCGTCCTTGACCAGGTCGTTGATGACCGCCTTGTTCTTCGCGGCGGTGACCTTCTCCCCGTTCGGCGCGATGAACACGATCCGGGCGCTCGCCCCGTCCGCCCCCGATCCGGGGAAGCGCTCGTCGAGGAGGTCGAACGCCTTCTGCGACTCGATCCCCGGCATCGCGAACCCGTCGTCGGGCGCTTCGGACGCCTGGGTCGCCGCGAAACCGACGGCCCCCAGAACGGCCACCCACAGCAGGGTGACGAACCATCGCCACCGGAAAGCGATACGGCCTACGTGATACAGGACAGTAGCCATGGCGGTCAGGAGCCTCCACATCGGCGGAACAAGAACGGGGAAGGACAGCAACGGGGAAAGACAGCGCAGAAGAAGTCGGGGAGGCGCGTTCCGTCCGCCTCGGTCCAGGACCGGGGACGCCGTGCCTCACTGGTCTCTACGATCCCGTTCCGCGCGCTCCGCCACGAGGGACCACCCTCCCGAACCCGGGGTGTAGCCCAGCTCCGACGCGGGGTGTAGCCAGCTACACCCCGGGACGCCAGAGGTGACGACAGAAGCGGGTGAACCCCGTCTGATACGCGACCACGACGAGCTGCGCCCGGTCGCGCGCGCCCAGCTTGGTCATGATGCGGTTGACGTGCGTCTTCGCGGTGTGCGGCGATACGTACAGCCGCCGCGCGATGTCGTCGTTGGACAGCCCGCCGGCGACCAGCCCGAGCACCTCGCGCTCCCGCTTGGTGAGCCGGTCCATGCCGGGGTGCGCCGGGCGCGCCACCGCGGACAGGAAACCCCCGGTCGCACGGGCGCGTTCCCGCATACCCGTCAGCCCCAGCCCGAGCCCGGTGCCGCCGGCAGGCGCCGGTCCGGCGCGCATCGCGTTGCGGACGGTGATGTCCAACGCGCCCGGACCGTACGCCGGCAGCAGCCGTACCTCGTGGTCCCGGCCGTGCTTGTGCGCGTTGGTGAGGCCCTCCTGGATGATCCGGTACGCGGCCGGATCCGTGGCGGGCGGCAGTGGGCGGGGCCGCCCGGCCGTCCGCTGCCGGATGGCCAGACCGGCCGAGGTGAACGATTCGAGCAGCTGGCCCAGCCGGGACAGACCGGGGAGGGGCTCGGTCGGCATGGCCTCGTCGCCGGAGCCGGTCCGGCGCGGTACGCCTCTCGGGGGCCCCTCGGGCGTCGCCTCACCGTGGACACCCGCCGTACCGCGATCGCGGTACGTTCCGGGGCCCGCTCCGCGCCGGTCAGACCTGGCCGGGGGCGGTGGGGTCGACAGCCGCCGGGTGGACGGCCGCGTCGGCCAGGGCCGCGACCCGCTCGGCGGGGACCGGCGTTCCGGGCGTCTTCACGTACCAGCCGTACATCTCCTCCTGGCTCAGCCCCGTGGCGGGCTTCGCGGTGAAGTACGGGTCGACGTGGACCGGGGTGCCCGGCCGGCTGCGCCAGCTGTCGGCGAGGGTGCCGATGTCGACCGAGTCGTAGCCGAGGACGTCCAGCAGCGCCGCCGCCTCCGCCTTGGCCGTGGCATCGTCACCCGCGATCGGCAGGGCGCTGCGGTCGGCGGCACCGGCGGGCCGGGCGAGGGTGAACAGCCGTACGAAGTCGATGTTGTTGAACGCCTTGACCACCTTCGCCCCGGCGAGGTGCCGCTGCACCAGCACGCTGGAGGCCGGGGCGGCCGGGCCGGCCTCGTCCAGCGCGGCGATGGGGCCGAAGCGGTCCGGGTAGTAGTTCATCGTGTCGATCACGGTCTTACCGGCCAGGGCGGCGGCCGGAAGCCTGTCGTAGGCGCTCAGCGGGACGGTCGCCACCACCAGGTCGCCGGCTTCGGCGGCCTCGGCGGGGGTGGCCGCGCGGGCCCGCGGGCCGAGTTCGGTGACGAGGTCCGCGAGGGTCTCGGGGCCGCGGGAGTTGCTCAGGACGACGTCCAGTCCGGCGGCGACGGCGAGCCGGGCCAGCGCGCTGCCGATGTTGCCGGCGCCGATGAGTCCGAGGGTCTTGGTCATGGCTTCATGCCTCCATTGCGATGGTGCCGATGACACCGACGGCGTACTGCGTCAGTGCTTCAGTAATGACTCAATGACGATAACTGAAACTCAGTGTCATACTGGCTACTGTAGCTCACGTATGCGAGCCGGATCCGGGTGAGAGGTAGGATGCGCGAGGTGAACGCTGGACCGCGTACGAGAACGAGAGACATCGCACGGGCCGCCGTGCGGTCGGAGCTGGCGCAGGTCGCCTACGACCTGATCCGCCGCGAGGGCTTCGACAAGGTGACCGTCAGTGATCTGGCCGCGGCGGCGGGAGTGTCCCGCAGCACCTTCCTGCGGTACTTCGGTACGAAGGAGGACGCCGTCCTCGGCGCCCTCGACGCGCAGGGCGAGCAGCTCGCCGACGCCCTGCGGGACCGCCCGGCCGACGAGGACGACTGGACGGCGCTGCGGCGCTCGCTCGACGTCCTCGTCGAGCCGTACCGCCTGGACCCGGCCGAGGCGCTCGCCACCACCCGCCTCATCATGGGCACCCCGGCCCTGTGCACACGGCAGCGCGAGAAGCAGAACAGCTGGCGCCCGCTCCTTGTCGGCGCCCTCGCCGAACGCACCGACCCGGCACGGCCGTTCACGGTGGCGCTGTCGGTACGGGCGGGTGCGGCGCTGGAGTGTCTGAACACGGCCCTCGACCACTGGATCGTGTCCGACGGCGACTTGGACCTCGTCGACCTCCTGGACGAGGCATTCGCCGCACTGACGATCGGGTAACCGGGCTTCCGGTGCGCACGAGCCTCGGACAGCACAGGTTCTGTCTCGAATCCCGGATTGCCTGTCTTGAATCACCTGTTCGGGAGTGGCAAGAGGGAGCGGGCGATTAGTCTGCTTCTCATGGCGCACGAGAGCGATCACCGCAACCACCGTTCCAGGAGTGACGCGTCGCGTTCCCGCCGTCGTCCCCTCATAGCGACGCTGGTGGCGGTCGCGGCGATCACGGGAGTCGGCTATGGCGGATACGTGGCCCTGGCGGGCGGTTCCGGCGAGGACCCCGAGGTCCGTGCGGCCACCGACCAGCTGACGAAGTTCCTCGGCGCGTGGGAGTCGGGCGACGCCGAGGCGGCCGGTTCCTTCACGGACACGCCCAGCAACGCGGAATCGCTCATCAAGTCCGTCATGACCAATCTGAAGCCGTCGAAGACCACCATCTCCGCGGGCTCGGGGAAGAAGATGGAAGGGGAGGTCTACATCCCCTTCACCGTCGAGATGGCCATCCCCGACGCCGGCGGCTACACATGGGAGTCCGAGGCCAAGGTCGTCCCCAAGCAGGGGAAATGGGAGGTCGAGTTCACCTCTCCCATGATCCATCCGAAGCTGACCTCCGGACAGACCCTCGCCCTCCAGTCCAAGAAGCG encodes the following:
- a CDS encoding TetR family transcriptional regulator, producing MNAGPRTRTRDIARAAVRSELAQVAYDLIRREGFDKVTVSDLAAAAGVSRSTFLRYFGTKEDAVLGALDAQGEQLADALRDRPADEDDWTALRRSLDVLVEPYRLDPAEALATTRLIMGTPALCTRQREKQNSWRPLLVGALAERTDPARPFTVALSVRAGAALECLNTALDHWIVSDGDLDLVDLLDEAFAALTIG
- a CDS encoding MMPL family transporter, with product MATVLYHVGRIAFRWRWFVTLLWVAVLGAVGFAATQASEAPDDGFAMPGIESQKAFDLLDERFPGSGADGASARIVFIAPNGEKVTAAKNKAVINDLVKDAADGPQVAGAVNPFQAKAVSEDGTTAYATVSFKTAADDLTDAGKEHLERAVEQARDAGLTVETGGDALATQPAAGGSAEAIGIAIAAVVLLITFGSMAAAGLPLLTAVIGVAVSMTAIIALGTTFGLSLTSGTLASMLGLACGIDYALFVVSRYREERAKGRAPREAVGMAVGTAGSAVVFAGLTVVIALAGLAVVGIPMLTKMGLTAAGAVLVSVVICLTLVPALLGFWPNAVLSRRVRKGKKPRRTKTDSAGNVKNASSRWASLVVRRPLPILILGVVGLGALAVPAADLQLGMPGDEAKPTSTTERRAYDALADGFGPGFNGPLVIVVDAKGADDPKAAAATVGKRIAGTSGIVSVSPAQFNPAGDTAIISATPSTSPTDSRTIDLVKSIRAERGGIEAEAGATYEVTGSTAMNIDVAKKFQDALIPYLIVVVGLAIVLLMLVFRSILVPLKAAVGYLLSVLAALGVVVTVFQNGHGASLLGVEQTGPIMSMMPIFLVGIVFGLAMDYEVFLVSRIREAYVHGERPAEAIVSGFRTSGRVVVAAGLIMVAVFSGFIGASESMIKMIGFGLAIAVLFDAFVVRMAIVPAVLALLGDRAWHLPRWLDRLLPSIDVEGEAITRKHPAPTDQGDGQGRGNDHDNPERTLTLTH
- a CDS encoding NADPH-dependent F420 reductase, coding for MTKTLGLIGAGNIGSALARLAVAAGLDVVLSNSRGPETLADLVTELGPRARAATPAEAAEAGDLVVATVPLSAYDRLPAAALAGKTVIDTMNYYPDRFGPIAALDEAGPAAPASSVLVQRHLAGAKVVKAFNNIDFVRLFTLARPAGAADRSALPIAGDDATAKAEAAALLDVLGYDSVDIGTLADSWRSRPGTPVHVDPYFTAKPATGLSQEEMYGWYVKTPGTPVPAERVAALADAAVHPAAVDPTAPGQV
- a CDS encoding helix-turn-helix transcriptional regulator, whose amino-acid sequence is MPTEPLPGLSRLGQLLESFTSAGLAIRQRTAGRPRPLPPATDPAAYRIIQEGLTNAHKHGRDHEVRLLPAYGPGALDITVRNAMRAGPAPAGGTGLGLGLTGMRERARATGGFLSAVARPAHPGMDRLTKREREVLGLVAGGLSNDDIARRLYVSPHTAKTHVNRIMTKLGARDRAQLVVVAYQTGFTRFCRHLWRPGV